Below is a window of Candidatus Zixiibacteriota bacterium DNA.
ATTTTTACCTCCCAGTGTTCATTGAGCCCAAATGACCTTCCGACATTTTGATACCTTTTGCCGGCAAGCTGACGCTTTCCTCAATTTGTAGACGGAGGACGCGCAACAATCGTGCAATCACGCTTGCCGCAGAAATTTGGCGAGCTACTTTCGCAGTCGTGAATCGACCCAGCACACTTGCCGCGATCAAAGTACGACATGTCCTCTTTCTGGCGCTTGCCCTCCGGCTGATCGCTGTCGTCTTCTCGCAGGGGTACTTTGCGCATGACGATCATTTCGAGACGGTCAATATCGCGTGGAGTTGGCAGCATGACGGCGGTTTTCTCGAAGACGGTTCATTGCGCTGGGAGGGGAAGCCCGATTTCGGCGTGATTCGCAGCGCCGTCTATAACTTCTTCCTGCTCGGCCTCATGAAGGTGACCGCGCTCGTCGGCGTGACGACGCTTGATGCGCACATGTACTTCAATCGGCTGATCCACGCGCTGCTGTCGCTGCTGCCGGTATTTTTCGGATATCGCTATTTGCGTGAGGAGACGAATCAACGCACCGCGACCATCGGAGGGCTGCTGCTGGCGGGGCATTTTCTGATGCCGTTCTTAGGGGTGCGGAATTTGGTCGAGATGGTCTCGGCGGACCTGCTGATGCCCGGCCTTTACTATGCCCAGCGTGCGACCAAGGCGACAGGGAAGCACTCGCGGTTCGCATTATTGGGAGGCCTATTTTGCGGCGGGGCGCTGATGATCCGCTACCAGTCGGCGGCGGCGATCGTGGTTGTGCCACTGGCGATGATGATTGCAGCGCACAGACAGCGTGAAGTTGATTCCCCCTTGGCGAAGGGGGTCAGGGGGTTGTTTTCGCCCGCGCTGATGTTTGTTGCGACATTGCTGGTTATGATGCTACTGCAGGCGTTGCTGGATCTGTGGACGCACGGACGCTTCTGGGGGAGTTTTGTAAATTTGGTGACTCACATAGGCGAGCCGAACGTCGCGGGGCCGTGGTATCGGCATTTGCTCCTGCTGCTCGGTGTGATGGTGCCGCCGCTGTCGATTGTGATGGTCGTGGGACTTTTTCACAAGAGTGTCATTTGGCGGCATCTGGTGCTGTGGAGCGCGCTGGTTTGCTTTGTGGTGATTCACTCGATCATTACCGAGAAGCAGGAACGCTTCATGATTCCGATGCTGCCGCTGCTGATCGTTCTCGGCATGGCGGTGCTGTATCAGCTTGAGCAAGGGACAAACTTGTGGTCGCGCGCACGGTGGTTGCGACGGATATGTTGGGGGATCTTCAT
It encodes the following:
- a CDS encoding glycosyltransferase family 39 protein, encoding MNRPSTLAAIKVRHVLFLALALRLIAVVFSQGYFAHDDHFETVNIAWSWQHDGGFLEDGSLRWEGKPDFGVIRSAVYNFFLLGLMKVTALVGVTTLDAHMYFNRLIHALLSLLPVFFGYRYLREETNQRTATIGGLLLAGHFLMPFLGVRNLVEMVSADLLMPGLYYAQRATKATGKHSRFALLGGLFCGGALMIRYQSAAAIVVVPLAMMIAAHRQREVDSPLAKGVRGLFSPALMFVATLLVMMLLQALLDLWTHGRFWGSFVNLVTHIGEPNVAGPWYRHLLLLLGVMVPPLSIVMVVGLFHKSVIWRHLVLWSALVCFVVIHSIITEKQERFMIPMLPLLIVLGMAVLYQLEQGTNLWSRARWLRRICWGIFMVVNLAALPVFTINYGKRGAVSPLVYLSRQPDADRVLIDMTERNLYVPYSYWSTDRSGAVVLRRDGDLDSLLAAAALNPGDPPRYAVIYADRDLERHLAALTERLGQYEVVFHGEPSLLDAIANRLNPRYNRRNESWVVRLAPRLN